From Ictidomys tridecemlineatus isolate mIctTri1 chromosome 2, mIctTri1.hap1, whole genome shotgun sequence, the proteins below share one genomic window:
- the Shh gene encoding sonic hedgehog protein isoform X2, whose translation MNQWPGVKLRVTEGWDEDGHHSEESLHYEGRAVDITTSDRDRSKYGMLARLAVEAGFDWVYYESKAHIHCSVKAENSVAAKSGGCFPGSATVHLEQGGTKLVKDLRPGDRVLAADDQGRLLYSDFLTFLDRDDGAKKVFYVIETREPRERLLLTAAHLLFVAPHNDSAGDPEAPWGTGLPPGRRALFASRVRPGQRVYVVTERDGDRRLLQAAVHSVTLREEATGAYAPLTAQGTILINRVLASCYAVIEEHSWAHRAFAPFRLAHALLAALAPAHTDHGGEGDGGGGGRAPQPAPGAAEAPGAAATTGIHWYSQLLYQIGTWLLDSEALHPLGMAVKSS comes from the exons ATGAACCAGTGGCCAGGAGTGAAGCTGCGGGTAACTGAGGGCTGGGACGAGGATGGCCACCACTCGGAGGAGTCACTGCACTATGAGGGTCGTGCTGTGGACATCACCACATCTGACCGTGACCGGAGCAAATATGGCATGCTGGCCCGCCTGGCTGTGGAGGCCGGCTTTGACTGGGTGTACTATGAGTCCAAGGCCCATATCCACTGCTCCGTGAAAGCAG AGAACTCGGTGGCGGCTAAATCCGGCGGCTGCTTCCCTGGCTCAGCCACGGTGCACCTGGAGCAGGGTGGCACCAAGCTGGTGAAGGACTTGCGTCCCGGGGACCGCGTGCTGGCTGCTGACGACCAGGGCAGGCTGCTCTACAGCGACTTCCTCACCTTCCTGGACCGCGACGACGGCGCCAAAAAGGTTTTCTACGTGATAGAGACGCGGGAGCCGCGCGAGAGACTGCTGCTCACCGCCGCGCACCTGCTCTTCGTCGCGCCGCACAACGACTCCGCCGGGGACCCCGAGGCGCCGTGGGGCACGGGGCTGCCACCGGGGCGCCGGGCGCTCTTCGCCAGCCGCGTGCGTCCAGGCCAGCGTGTGTACGTGGTGACCGAGCGCGACGGGGACCGCCGGCTCCTGCAGGCCGCGGTGCACAGCGTGACGCTGCGCGAGGAGGCCACGGGCGCTTACGCGCCGCTCACGGCGCAGGGCACTATCCTCATCAACCGGGTGCTGGCCTCGTGCTACGCCGTCATCGAGGAGCACAGCTGGGCGCACCGGGCCTTCGCGCCCTTCCGCCTGGCGCACGCGCTGCTGGCAGCGCTGGCGCCCGCGCACACGGACCACGGCGGCGAAGGTGACGGCGGGGGCGGAGGCCGGGCCCCCCAGCCCGCGCCAGGGGCGGCTGAGGCGCCAGGGGCGGCGGCCACCACGGGCATCCACTGGTACTCCCAGCTGCTCTACCAAATTGGCACCTGGCTGTTGGACAGCGAGGCCCTGCACCCGCTGGGCATGGCGGTCAAGTCCAGCTGA
- the Shh gene encoding sonic hedgehog protein isoform X1 translates to MDEMLLLARCLLVVLVSSLLVCSGLACGPGRGFGKRRHPKKLTPLAYKQFIPNVAEKTLGASGRYEGKISRNSERFKELTPNYNPDIIFKDEENTGADRLMTQRCKDKLNALAISVMNQWPGVKLRVTEGWDEDGHHSEESLHYEGRAVDITTSDRDRSKYGMLARLAVEAGFDWVYYESKAHIHCSVKAENSVAAKSGGCFPGSATVHLEQGGTKLVKDLRPGDRVLAADDQGRLLYSDFLTFLDRDDGAKKVFYVIETREPRERLLLTAAHLLFVAPHNDSAGDPEAPWGTGLPPGRRALFASRVRPGQRVYVVTERDGDRRLLQAAVHSVTLREEATGAYAPLTAQGTILINRVLASCYAVIEEHSWAHRAFAPFRLAHALLAALAPAHTDHGGEGDGGGGGRAPQPAPGAAEAPGAAATTGIHWYSQLLYQIGTWLLDSEALHPLGMAVKSS, encoded by the exons ATGGACGAGATGCTGCTGCTGGCGAGATGTCTGCTCGTGGTCCTGGTCTCCTCGCTGCTGGTGTGCTCGGGGCTGGCGTGCGGACCCGGCAGGGGATTTGGCAAGAGGCGCCACCCCAAAAAGCTGACCCCTTTAGCCTACAAGCAGTTTATTCCCAATGTGGCCGAGAAGACCCTGGGGGCCAGCGGCAGATATGAAGGGAAGATCTCCAGAAACTCTGAGCGATTTAAGGAACTCACCCCCAATTACAACCCCGACATCATATTTAAGGATGAAGAAAACACGGGAGCAGACAGGCTGATGACTCAG AGGTGTAAGGACAAGCTGAATGCCTTAGCCATCTCTGTGATGAACCAGTGGCCAGGAGTGAAGCTGCGGGTAACTGAGGGCTGGGACGAGGATGGCCACCACTCGGAGGAGTCACTGCACTATGAGGGTCGTGCTGTGGACATCACCACATCTGACCGTGACCGGAGCAAATATGGCATGCTGGCCCGCCTGGCTGTGGAGGCCGGCTTTGACTGGGTGTACTATGAGTCCAAGGCCCATATCCACTGCTCCGTGAAAGCAG AGAACTCGGTGGCGGCTAAATCCGGCGGCTGCTTCCCTGGCTCAGCCACGGTGCACCTGGAGCAGGGTGGCACCAAGCTGGTGAAGGACTTGCGTCCCGGGGACCGCGTGCTGGCTGCTGACGACCAGGGCAGGCTGCTCTACAGCGACTTCCTCACCTTCCTGGACCGCGACGACGGCGCCAAAAAGGTTTTCTACGTGATAGAGACGCGGGAGCCGCGCGAGAGACTGCTGCTCACCGCCGCGCACCTGCTCTTCGTCGCGCCGCACAACGACTCCGCCGGGGACCCCGAGGCGCCGTGGGGCACGGGGCTGCCACCGGGGCGCCGGGCGCTCTTCGCCAGCCGCGTGCGTCCAGGCCAGCGTGTGTACGTGGTGACCGAGCGCGACGGGGACCGCCGGCTCCTGCAGGCCGCGGTGCACAGCGTGACGCTGCGCGAGGAGGCCACGGGCGCTTACGCGCCGCTCACGGCGCAGGGCACTATCCTCATCAACCGGGTGCTGGCCTCGTGCTACGCCGTCATCGAGGAGCACAGCTGGGCGCACCGGGCCTTCGCGCCCTTCCGCCTGGCGCACGCGCTGCTGGCAGCGCTGGCGCCCGCGCACACGGACCACGGCGGCGAAGGTGACGGCGGGGGCGGAGGCCGGGCCCCCCAGCCCGCGCCAGGGGCGGCTGAGGCGCCAGGGGCGGCGGCCACCACGGGCATCCACTGGTACTCCCAGCTGCTCTACCAAATTGGCACCTGGCTGTTGGACAGCGAGGCCCTGCACCCGCTGGGCATGGCGGTCAAGTCCAGCTGA